In Methanothrix sp., a genomic segment contains:
- the endA gene encoding tRNA-intron lyase — MLNSKVGQIIQGRLEGCKVHLGPEALPELYEQGYFGRPRGKGLELSLVEGAYLLDRSRVRILQEGEEIDFQAFFQVASSLEKGFEFRYVVYKDLRERGYYVQPGRPDFRVYPRGGHPGKGPAEFYVLVISERNPLPLKEIMQSVRLAGQMRKRLMLAIVDEESDITFYEGRERSMTGMMIDLEYGGQATLLEDRVVLWDIEASRLLHENGFYGKPVGERLQLSLVESAYLLEKGKIQLADRKGEPVDLPTLVAQAEQIDEDFGLKFAAYKDLREKRLVVKTGFKFGTHFRVYKQVQGTKKAPHSEYLVHAISPDHVFMPPVLSRAVRLAHSVRKQMVFAYSDDGIGYLEIKRLKP, encoded by the coding sequence ATGCTCAACTCCAAAGTCGGGCAAATCATACAGGGCCGGCTTGAGGGCTGCAAGGTCCATCTGGGCCCTGAGGCCCTTCCCGAGCTGTACGAACAGGGCTACTTCGGCCGGCCCAGGGGGAAGGGCCTGGAGCTCTCCCTGGTGGAAGGGGCCTATCTCCTGGATCGGTCCAGAGTGAGGATCCTCCAGGAGGGAGAGGAGATCGACTTCCAGGCTTTTTTTCAAGTTGCCTCCTCGCTGGAGAAGGGATTTGAGTTCCGCTATGTGGTCTATAAGGATCTAAGGGAGCGGGGCTACTATGTCCAGCCAGGCAGGCCGGATTTTCGCGTCTATCCCAGAGGAGGCCATCCGGGAAAGGGGCCGGCGGAATTCTATGTCCTGGTCATATCGGAGCGCAATCCCCTGCCTTTAAAGGAGATCATGCAGTCCGTCCGCCTGGCGGGGCAGATGAGAAAGAGGCTCATGCTGGCAATTGTGGATGAGGAGAGCGATATCACCTTCTATGAGGGGCGTGAGCGCTCCATGACCGGGATGATGATCGATCTGGAGTACGGGGGCCAGGCCACGCTGCTTGAGGACCGGGTGGTTCTTTGGGACATTGAGGCCTCCCGCCTTCTGCATGAGAATGGATTCTACGGAAAGCCAGTGGGTGAACGGCTACAGCTCTCTTTGGTCGAGTCTGCGTATCTGTTGGAGAAGGGCAAGATTCAGCTGGCTGACCGCAAGGGAGAGCCAGTCGATCTCCCAACCCTCGTCGCCCAGGCAGAGCAGATAGATGAGGACTTCGGGCTGAAGTTTGCTGCCTACAAGGATCTGAGGGAGAAGAGGCTGGTGGTCAAGACGGGATTCAAGTTCGGTACCCACTTTCGGGTATACAAGCAGGTGCAGGGGACGAAAAAAGCTCCTCATTCCGAGTATCTGGTGCATGCCATCTCCCCAGATCATGTCTTCATGCCCCCGGTGCTCTCCCGCGCCGTCCGTCTGGCCCATTCAGTGAGAAAGCAGATGGTATTCGCCTATTCAGATGATGGAATTGGATACCTGGAGATTAAGAGGCTGAAGCCCTGA
- a CDS encoding 4Fe-4S binding protein: MVQGRGIPKPVIYGNMPAVFQRRDGNFEIKLQVTGGLLTPQQVQRIGEVASKYGSQVHFTVRQQVLILGIPEENLDRALAELKEVGLQPGSAGMVFRNVVSCLGTDYCYKAVAETITLAREIGERFSGEKTPGPLKMAIGGCAFPCARPQFNEIGLMGRVKPQIDLERCTGCGKCLEVCKVGATSIVEGKAVIDYDKCVRCGRCVAICPEAAKYSAEEGYIMLVGGRGSWPPHEGWVLCDMLPRERIIPLIERILQVYKEEAKPGMRMREFINSIGFEEFKRRVLE, translated from the coding sequence ATGGTTCAAGGACGAGGGATTCCAAAGCCTGTGATATACGGCAATATGCCAGCAGTCTTTCAAAGGAGGGACGGAAATTTCGAGATAAAGCTGCAGGTAACAGGAGGATTATTGACCCCCCAGCAGGTACAGAGGATAGGGGAGGTGGCTTCCAAGTACGGCTCTCAGGTCCATTTCACTGTGCGGCAGCAGGTCCTGATCCTGGGGATCCCGGAGGAGAATCTCGATCGGGCCCTGGCCGAGCTGAAGGAGGTGGGTCTGCAGCCCGGATCGGCCGGAATGGTCTTCCGCAATGTTGTCTCCTGCCTTGGCACCGATTACTGCTACAAAGCAGTGGCAGAGACTATCACCCTGGCCAGAGAGATCGGCGAGCGCTTCAGCGGCGAGAAGACCCCCGGACCACTGAAGATGGCCATCGGGGGTTGTGCTTTTCCCTGCGCCCGGCCGCAGTTCAATGAGATCGGCCTGATGGGCAGGGTCAAGCCCCAGATCGACCTTGAGAGATGTACCGGCTGCGGCAAATGCCTTGAGGTCTGCAAGGTGGGGGCCACAAGCATCGTCGAGGGGAAGGCGGTCATCGATTACGATAAATGCGTCCGATGTGGCCGGTGCGTGGCCATCTGTCCTGAGGCGGCCAAGTACTCGGCAGAGGAGGGATACATCATGCTGGTGGGTGGCAGGGGAAGCTGGCCTCCACATGAGGGCTGGGTCCTTTGTGATATGCTGCCCCGAGAGAGGATCATCCCCCTCATCGAGCGGATACTGCAGGTCTACAAAGAGGAGGCAAAGCCGGGCATGAGGATGAGGGAGTTTATCAACTCCATCGGCTTTGAGGAGTTCAAGAGAAGGGTCCTGGAGTGA
- a CDS encoding CGGC domain-containing protein, with translation MVKVGIIRCQQTEDMCPGTMDFVVASEGKMGFAEMGPVEIIGFLSCGGCPGKRAIPRARMMVDRGAEAIAIASCISKGNPIGFPCPHFHEIKEGIARGIGPKVEIIEWTH, from the coding sequence ATGGTCAAGGTCGGCATCATAAGATGTCAGCAGACTGAGGATATGTGCCCCGGGACGATGGACTTTGTGGTGGCATCTGAGGGGAAGATGGGCTTTGCAGAGATGGGCCCGGTTGAGATCATCGGCTTTCTCTCCTGTGGGGGATGCCCAGGAAAGAGGGCCATTCCCAGGGCGAGGATGATGGTTGATCGGGGTGCGGAGGCAATAGCCATTGCCTCTTGCATCAGCAAGGGCAATCCTATCGGCTTTCCCTGCCCTCACTTCCATGAGATAAAGGAGGGCATCGCCAGGGGGATAGGCCCCAAGGTGGAGATAATCGAGTGGACGCATTAG